One window of the Prionailurus bengalensis isolate Pbe53 chromosome E1, Fcat_Pben_1.1_paternal_pri, whole genome shotgun sequence genome contains the following:
- the SOCS7 gene encoding suppressor of cytokine signaling 7 isoform X2 — protein sequence MQGAELRDGEAAAAAASYRVLSRLLGYGEAAPEPGPPPPPPGHGPPPPPFLARPGPRGSRPPQLMVFRNVGRPPEEEDAEAAPEPGPSELLCPRHRCALDPKALPPGLALERTWGPAAGLEAQLAALGLGQPAGPGVKTVGAGCCPCPCPPQPPPPQPQPPAAAPQAGEDPTETSDALLVLEGLESEAESLETNSCSEEELSSPGRGGGGGGRLLLQPPGPELPPVPFPMQDLVPPGRFSRGEQQQPPPPPPPPGPLRPLAGPSRKGSLKIRLSRLFRTKSCNGGSGGGDGAGKRPSGELAASAASLTDMGGSSGRELDAGRKPRLTRTQSAFSPVSFSPLFTGETVSLVDVDISQRGLTSPHPPTPPPPPRRSLSLLDAFPRIAPIRAAESLHSQPPQHLQCPLYRPDSSSFAASLRELEKCGWYWGPMNWEDAEMKLKGKPDGSFLVRDSSDPRYILSLSFRSQGITHHTRMEHYRGTFSLWCHPKFEDRCQSVVEFIKRAIMHSKNGKFLYFLRSRVPGLPPTPVQLLYPVSRFSNVKSLQHLCRFRIRQLVRIDHIPDLPLPKPLISYIRKFYYYDPQEEVYLSLKEAQLISKQKQEAEPST from the exons atGCAGGGGGCCGAGCTCCGGGAtggcgaggcggcggcggcggccgcttCGTACCGCGTCCTGAGCCGCCTGCTCGGCTATGGAGAGGCGGCCCCCGAGCCaggcccgccgccgccgcccccgggcCATGGCCCCCCGCCGCCACCCTTCCTCGCGCGGCCCGGTCCGCGGGGCTCCCGGCCGCCGCAGCTGATGGTGTTCCGCAACGTGGGTCGGCCGCCGGAGGAGGAGGACGCGGAGGCGGCCCCAGAGCCGGGACCCTCAGAACTGCTGTGTCCCCGGCACCGCTGTGCCCTGGACCCCAAGGCCCTGCCGCCGGGGTTGGCGCTCGAGCGGACCTGGGGCCCGGCGGCTGGACTGGAGGCGCAGTTGGCGGCTCTGGGGCTCGGGCAGCCGGCGGGGCCGGGGGTCAAGACGGTCGGTGCGGGTTGCTGCCCGTGCCCGTGCCCCCCGCAGCCGCCCCCTCCgcagccccagccccctgctgCCGCCCCGCAGGCCGGGGAGGACCCCACGGAAACGAGCGACGCGCTGCTGGTCTTGGAGGGCTTGGAGTCGGAGGCCGAGAGCCTGGAGACGAACAGCTGCTCAGAAGAGGAGCTCAGCAGCCCGGGCcgcggaggaggagggggaggccggCTTCTGCTGCAACCCCCGGGTCCTGAATTGCCCCCGGTGCCCTTCCCGATGCAGGACTTGGTCCCCCCAGGGCGCTTCAGTAGAGGGGAGCAGCAGcaaccgcccccgcccccgcctcctcccGGGCCCCTCCGGCCACTCGCGGGCCCTTCTCGGAAGGGCTCCCTCAAAATCCGTCTCAGTCGCCTCTTTCGCACGAAGAGCTGCAACGGCGGCTCCggaggtggggatggggccgGCAAGAGGCCTTCTGGAGAGCTGGCTGCTTCAGCTGCGAGCCTGACGGACATGGGAGGCTCCTCGGGCCGGGAGCTGGACGCGGGGAG GAAACCCAGGTTGACAAGAACTCAAAGTGCCTTTTCTCCGGTCTCCTTCAGCCCGCTGTTCACAG GTGAAACTGTGTCGCTTGTGGACGTGGACATCTCTCAGCGGGGCCTGACCTCTCCACACCCTCCAACTCCCCCCCCTCCTCCGAGAAGAAGCCTCAGCCTCCTAG ACGCATTTCCCCGGATCGCTCCCATCCGAGCAGCTGAATCCCTGCACAGCCAGCCCCCCCAGCATCTCCAGTGTCCCCTCTACCGGCCCGACTCAAGCAGCTTTGCAGCCAGCCTTCGAGAGTTGGAGAAG TGTGGTTGGTACTGGGGACCAATGAACTGGGAAGATGCAGAGATGAAGCTGAAAGGGAAGCCAGATGGCTCTTTCCTGGTACGAGATAGCTCTGATCCTCGTTAtatcctgagcctcagtttccggTCACAGGGTATCACCCACCACACGAGAATGGAGCACTACAGAG GAACTTTCAGCCTGTGGTGTCATCCTAAATTTGAGGATCGCTGTCAATCGGTGGTGGAGTTCATTAAAAGAGCCATCATGCACTCCAAGAACGGGAAGTTTCTCTACTTCTTGAGATCCAGGGTTCCGG GACTGCCTCCAACTCCAGTCCAGCTGCTCTATCCGGTGTCTCGATTCAGCAACGTCAAATCCCTCCAGCACCTTTGCAGATTCCGAATCCGACAGCTCGTCCGGATAGATCACATCCCGGATCTCCCACTGCCTAA ACCTCTGATCTCTTATATCCGAAAGTTCTACTACTATGATCCTCAGGAAGAGGTGTACCTGTCTCTAAAGGAAGCGCAGCTCATTTCCAAACAGAAGCAAGAGGCTGAACCCTCCACGTAG
- the SOCS7 gene encoding suppressor of cytokine signaling 7 isoform X3: MQGAELRDGEAAAAAASYRVLSRLLGYGEAAPEPGPPPPPPGHGPPPPPFLARPGPRGSRPPQLMVFRNVGRPPEEEDAEAAPEPGPSELLCPRHRCALDPKALPPGLALERTWGPAAGLEAQLAALGLGQPAGPGVKTVGAGCCPCPCPPQPPPPQPQPPAAAPQAGEDPTETSDALLVLEGLESEAESLETNSCSEEELSSPGRGGGGGGRLLLQPPGPELPPVPFPMQDLVPPGRFSRGEQQQPPPPPPPPGPLRPLAGPSRKGSLKIRLSRLFRTKSCNGGSGGGDGAGKRPSGELAASAASLTDMGGSSGRELDAGRKPRLTRTQSAFSPVSFSPLFTGETVSLVDVDISQRGLTSPHPPTPPPPPRRSLSLLDDISGTLPTSVLVAPMGSSLQSFPLPPPPPPHAPDAFPRIAPIRAAESLHSQPPQHLQCPLYRPDSSSFAASLRELEKCGWYWGPMNWEDAEMKLKGKPDGSFLVRDSSDPRYILSLSFRSQGITHHTRMEHYRGTFSLWCHPKFEDRCQSVVEFIKRAIMHSKNGKFLYFLRSRVPAQWSVIVTDPRSLFASQSGPFHSYKPNAYTTGQQSQRETMIGLTQNS, translated from the exons atGCAGGGGGCCGAGCTCCGGGAtggcgaggcggcggcggcggccgcttCGTACCGCGTCCTGAGCCGCCTGCTCGGCTATGGAGAGGCGGCCCCCGAGCCaggcccgccgccgccgcccccgggcCATGGCCCCCCGCCGCCACCCTTCCTCGCGCGGCCCGGTCCGCGGGGCTCCCGGCCGCCGCAGCTGATGGTGTTCCGCAACGTGGGTCGGCCGCCGGAGGAGGAGGACGCGGAGGCGGCCCCAGAGCCGGGACCCTCAGAACTGCTGTGTCCCCGGCACCGCTGTGCCCTGGACCCCAAGGCCCTGCCGCCGGGGTTGGCGCTCGAGCGGACCTGGGGCCCGGCGGCTGGACTGGAGGCGCAGTTGGCGGCTCTGGGGCTCGGGCAGCCGGCGGGGCCGGGGGTCAAGACGGTCGGTGCGGGTTGCTGCCCGTGCCCGTGCCCCCCGCAGCCGCCCCCTCCgcagccccagccccctgctgCCGCCCCGCAGGCCGGGGAGGACCCCACGGAAACGAGCGACGCGCTGCTGGTCTTGGAGGGCTTGGAGTCGGAGGCCGAGAGCCTGGAGACGAACAGCTGCTCAGAAGAGGAGCTCAGCAGCCCGGGCcgcggaggaggagggggaggccggCTTCTGCTGCAACCCCCGGGTCCTGAATTGCCCCCGGTGCCCTTCCCGATGCAGGACTTGGTCCCCCCAGGGCGCTTCAGTAGAGGGGAGCAGCAGcaaccgcccccgcccccgcctcctcccGGGCCCCTCCGGCCACTCGCGGGCCCTTCTCGGAAGGGCTCCCTCAAAATCCGTCTCAGTCGCCTCTTTCGCACGAAGAGCTGCAACGGCGGCTCCggaggtggggatggggccgGCAAGAGGCCTTCTGGAGAGCTGGCTGCTTCAGCTGCGAGCCTGACGGACATGGGAGGCTCCTCGGGCCGGGAGCTGGACGCGGGGAG GAAACCCAGGTTGACAAGAACTCAAAGTGCCTTTTCTCCGGTCTCCTTCAGCCCGCTGTTCACAG GTGAAACTGTGTCGCTTGTGGACGTGGACATCTCTCAGCGGGGCCTGACCTCTCCACACCCTCCAACTCCCCCCCCTCCTCCGAGAAGAAGCCTCAGCCTCCTAG ATGATATCAGTGGGACGCTGCCTACATCTGTCCTTGTGGCTCCGATGGGGTCTTCCCTGCAGTCTTTCCCCCTACCTCCGCCTCCTCCACCCCATGCCCCAG ACGCATTTCCCCGGATCGCTCCCATCCGAGCAGCTGAATCCCTGCACAGCCAGCCCCCCCAGCATCTCCAGTGTCCCCTCTACCGGCCCGACTCAAGCAGCTTTGCAGCCAGCCTTCGAGAGTTGGAGAAG TGTGGTTGGTACTGGGGACCAATGAACTGGGAAGATGCAGAGATGAAGCTGAAAGGGAAGCCAGATGGCTCTTTCCTGGTACGAGATAGCTCTGATCCTCGTTAtatcctgagcctcagtttccggTCACAGGGTATCACCCACCACACGAGAATGGAGCACTACAGAG GAACTTTCAGCCTGTGGTGTCATCCTAAATTTGAGGATCGCTGTCAATCGGTGGTGGAGTTCATTAAAAGAGCCATCATGCACTCCAAGAACGGGAAGTTTCTCTACTTCTTGAGATCCAGGGTTCCGG CACAGTGGAGCGTGATTGTCACAGATCCGAGGTCACTGTTTGCATCTCAGTCTGGTCCATTCCACAGTTATAAACCAAATGCCTATACTACGGGGCAGCAGTCTCAGAGAGAGACTATGATTGGATTAACACAGAACTCCTGA
- the SOCS7 gene encoding suppressor of cytokine signaling 7 isoform X1 — MQGAELRDGEAAAAAASYRVLSRLLGYGEAAPEPGPPPPPPGHGPPPPPFLARPGPRGSRPPQLMVFRNVGRPPEEEDAEAAPEPGPSELLCPRHRCALDPKALPPGLALERTWGPAAGLEAQLAALGLGQPAGPGVKTVGAGCCPCPCPPQPPPPQPQPPAAAPQAGEDPTETSDALLVLEGLESEAESLETNSCSEEELSSPGRGGGGGGRLLLQPPGPELPPVPFPMQDLVPPGRFSRGEQQQPPPPPPPPGPLRPLAGPSRKGSLKIRLSRLFRTKSCNGGSGGGDGAGKRPSGELAASAASLTDMGGSSGRELDAGRKPRLTRTQSAFSPVSFSPLFTGETVSLVDVDISQRGLTSPHPPTPPPPPRRSLSLLDDISGTLPTSVLVAPMGSSLQSFPLPPPPPPHAPDAFPRIAPIRAAESLHSQPPQHLQCPLYRPDSSSFAASLRELEKCGWYWGPMNWEDAEMKLKGKPDGSFLVRDSSDPRYILSLSFRSQGITHHTRMEHYRGTFSLWCHPKFEDRCQSVVEFIKRAIMHSKNGKFLYFLRSRVPGLPPTPVQLLYPVSRFSNVKSLQHLCRFRIRQLVRIDHIPDLPLPKPLISYIRKFYYYDPQEEVYLSLKEAQLISKQKQEAEPST; from the exons atGCAGGGGGCCGAGCTCCGGGAtggcgaggcggcggcggcggccgcttCGTACCGCGTCCTGAGCCGCCTGCTCGGCTATGGAGAGGCGGCCCCCGAGCCaggcccgccgccgccgcccccgggcCATGGCCCCCCGCCGCCACCCTTCCTCGCGCGGCCCGGTCCGCGGGGCTCCCGGCCGCCGCAGCTGATGGTGTTCCGCAACGTGGGTCGGCCGCCGGAGGAGGAGGACGCGGAGGCGGCCCCAGAGCCGGGACCCTCAGAACTGCTGTGTCCCCGGCACCGCTGTGCCCTGGACCCCAAGGCCCTGCCGCCGGGGTTGGCGCTCGAGCGGACCTGGGGCCCGGCGGCTGGACTGGAGGCGCAGTTGGCGGCTCTGGGGCTCGGGCAGCCGGCGGGGCCGGGGGTCAAGACGGTCGGTGCGGGTTGCTGCCCGTGCCCGTGCCCCCCGCAGCCGCCCCCTCCgcagccccagccccctgctgCCGCCCCGCAGGCCGGGGAGGACCCCACGGAAACGAGCGACGCGCTGCTGGTCTTGGAGGGCTTGGAGTCGGAGGCCGAGAGCCTGGAGACGAACAGCTGCTCAGAAGAGGAGCTCAGCAGCCCGGGCcgcggaggaggagggggaggccggCTTCTGCTGCAACCCCCGGGTCCTGAATTGCCCCCGGTGCCCTTCCCGATGCAGGACTTGGTCCCCCCAGGGCGCTTCAGTAGAGGGGAGCAGCAGcaaccgcccccgcccccgcctcctcccGGGCCCCTCCGGCCACTCGCGGGCCCTTCTCGGAAGGGCTCCCTCAAAATCCGTCTCAGTCGCCTCTTTCGCACGAAGAGCTGCAACGGCGGCTCCggaggtggggatggggccgGCAAGAGGCCTTCTGGAGAGCTGGCTGCTTCAGCTGCGAGCCTGACGGACATGGGAGGCTCCTCGGGCCGGGAGCTGGACGCGGGGAG GAAACCCAGGTTGACAAGAACTCAAAGTGCCTTTTCTCCGGTCTCCTTCAGCCCGCTGTTCACAG GTGAAACTGTGTCGCTTGTGGACGTGGACATCTCTCAGCGGGGCCTGACCTCTCCACACCCTCCAACTCCCCCCCCTCCTCCGAGAAGAAGCCTCAGCCTCCTAG ATGATATCAGTGGGACGCTGCCTACATCTGTCCTTGTGGCTCCGATGGGGTCTTCCCTGCAGTCTTTCCCCCTACCTCCGCCTCCTCCACCCCATGCCCCAG ACGCATTTCCCCGGATCGCTCCCATCCGAGCAGCTGAATCCCTGCACAGCCAGCCCCCCCAGCATCTCCAGTGTCCCCTCTACCGGCCCGACTCAAGCAGCTTTGCAGCCAGCCTTCGAGAGTTGGAGAAG TGTGGTTGGTACTGGGGACCAATGAACTGGGAAGATGCAGAGATGAAGCTGAAAGGGAAGCCAGATGGCTCTTTCCTGGTACGAGATAGCTCTGATCCTCGTTAtatcctgagcctcagtttccggTCACAGGGTATCACCCACCACACGAGAATGGAGCACTACAGAG GAACTTTCAGCCTGTGGTGTCATCCTAAATTTGAGGATCGCTGTCAATCGGTGGTGGAGTTCATTAAAAGAGCCATCATGCACTCCAAGAACGGGAAGTTTCTCTACTTCTTGAGATCCAGGGTTCCGG GACTGCCTCCAACTCCAGTCCAGCTGCTCTATCCGGTGTCTCGATTCAGCAACGTCAAATCCCTCCAGCACCTTTGCAGATTCCGAATCCGACAGCTCGTCCGGATAGATCACATCCCGGATCTCCCACTGCCTAA ACCTCTGATCTCTTATATCCGAAAGTTCTACTACTATGATCCTCAGGAAGAGGTGTACCTGTCTCTAAAGGAAGCGCAGCTCATTTCCAAACAGAAGCAAGAGGCTGAACCCTCCACGTAG